Proteins found in one Exiguobacterium sp. 9-2 genomic segment:
- the pyrH gene encoding UMP kinase: MQPKYNRIVLKLSGEALAGDQGFGINPVIVKSISEQIRELVELNVEVAVVVGAGNIWRGKTGAELGMDRANADYMGMLATVMNSLALQDSLEDVGVETRVQTSIEMRQVAEPYIRRRAMRHLEKGRVVIFAAGTGNPYFSTDTTAALRAAEIEAEVILMAKNNVDGVYSADPNVDPEAKKFETLSYLDVLKDGLQVMDSTATSLCMDNDIPLIVFSLMEEGNIKRVVIGDEIGTIVRGK, translated from the coding sequence ATGCAACCGAAATATAACCGGATTGTGTTAAAATTGAGCGGAGAAGCGCTCGCAGGAGATCAAGGGTTTGGAATCAATCCTGTCATCGTCAAATCTATCTCGGAACAGATTCGCGAATTAGTTGAACTGAACGTTGAAGTAGCGGTCGTCGTCGGAGCTGGAAACATTTGGCGTGGCAAAACAGGTGCAGAACTTGGGATGGACCGGGCCAACGCCGATTATATGGGGATGTTAGCGACAGTCATGAACTCGCTTGCGCTTCAAGACAGCTTGGAAGATGTAGGTGTCGAGACACGCGTCCAAACATCTATCGAGATGCGCCAAGTAGCAGAACCGTACATCCGCCGCCGTGCGATGCGTCACCTTGAAAAAGGACGCGTCGTCATCTTTGCAGCAGGTACAGGGAACCCGTACTTCTCGACAGATACGACAGCTGCTCTTCGTGCAGCTGAAATCGAAGCAGAGGTCATCTTAATGGCGAAAAACAACGTCGATGGTGTGTACTCAGCTGACCCGAATGTTGATCCAGAAGCGAAGAAATTCGAGACGCTCTCTTACTTGGACGTCTTAAAAGATGGACTTCAAGTTATGGATTCTACAGCAACTTCACTTTGTATGGACAATGACATCCCGCTCATCGTCTTCTCGTTGATGGAAGAAGGTAACATCAAACGTGTCGTCATCGGTGACGAAATCGGGACAATCGTAAGGGGGAAATAA
- the tsf gene encoding translation elongation factor Ts — MAITAAMVKELREKTGAGMLDCKKALVETDGDMNAAVDFLREKGIAKAAAKGDRIAAEGLTAVAVDGNKAALVEINSETDFVAKNERFQTLVQNIADAVLRNGSETAEAALASEYEAGKTIDTYISEEASTIGEKISLRRVALFTKADDAVFGSYLHMGGRIGSVVVIEGTTDETVAKDVAMHIAAARPLYVDRTSVTEEEKAREEKVLTEQALNEGKPANIVEKMIVGRMNKFFEEICLVDQTFVKDPDFKVGKYVESKGGKVVSFVRFEVGEGMEKREENFAEEVMNQLKK; from the coding sequence ATGGCTATTACAGCAGCAATGGTTAAAGAACTTCGTGAAAAAACAGGTGCAGGTATGCTCGACTGCAAAAAAGCACTCGTTGAAACTGACGGTGATATGAATGCAGCAGTAGATTTCTTGCGTGAAAAAGGAATCGCTAAAGCAGCAGCAAAAGGCGATCGTATCGCAGCTGAAGGATTGACTGCAGTTGCAGTTGATGGCAACAAAGCGGCACTCGTCGAAATCAACTCAGAAACAGACTTCGTTGCAAAAAACGAACGTTTCCAAACGCTCGTTCAAAACATCGCAGACGCTGTTCTCCGTAACGGTTCAGAAACAGCTGAAGCGGCTCTTGCTTCTGAATATGAAGCAGGTAAAACAATCGACACATACATCTCAGAAGAAGCTTCAACAATCGGAGAGAAAATCTCACTCCGTCGTGTAGCGCTCTTCACAAAAGCAGATGATGCAGTCTTCGGTTCTTACCTCCACATGGGTGGACGCATCGGTTCAGTTGTCGTCATCGAAGGTACGACAGACGAAACAGTTGCAAAAGACGTTGCAATGCACATCGCAGCAGCACGTCCACTTTACGTTGACCGTACTTCTGTCACAGAAGAAGAAAAAGCACGTGAAGAAAAAGTCCTCACTGAGCAAGCATTGAACGAAGGAAAACCAGCTAACATCGTTGAAAAAATGATCGTTGGTCGTATGAACAAGTTCTTCGAGGAAATCTGCCTTGTCGATCAAACGTTCGTCAAAGATCCAGACTTCAAAGTTGGTAAATATGTAGAGTCTAAAGGCGGTAAAGTCGTGTCATTCGTACGCTTCGAAGTTGGAGAAGGTATGGAAAAACGCGAAGAGAACTTCGCTGAAGAAGTTATGAACCAACTTAAAAAATAA
- the rpsB gene encoding 30S ribosomal protein S2, whose amino-acid sequence MAVISMKQLLEAGVHFGHQTRRWNPKMAKYIFTERNGIYIIDLQKTVKKVDEAYNFIREVASEGGNVLFVGTKKQAQDTVKEEAIRAGQYFINERWLGGTLTNFSTIKKRINRLKQLEKMEENGTFEVLPKKEVIILKKEMTRLEKFLGGIKDMPGVPDALFIVDPRKERIAIAEAHKLNIPIVAIVDTNCDPDEIDYVIPANDDAIRAVKLLTGKMADAILEVKQGEDNVAPETTEEVVADAE is encoded by the coding sequence ATGGCAGTAATCTCGATGAAACAATTGTTAGAAGCTGGTGTACACTTCGGTCACCAAACACGCCGTTGGAACCCAAAAATGGCAAAATACATCTTCACAGAACGGAACGGAATCTACATCATCGACCTTCAAAAAACGGTCAAAAAAGTAGACGAAGCATATAACTTCATCCGTGAAGTAGCGTCTGAAGGCGGAAACGTTCTTTTCGTTGGTACGAAAAAACAAGCTCAAGACACTGTGAAAGAAGAAGCGATCCGTGCAGGTCAATACTTCATCAACGAACGTTGGTTAGGTGGAACTCTCACGAACTTCTCTACAATCAAAAAACGTATCAACCGTTTGAAACAACTCGAAAAAATGGAAGAGAACGGTACATTCGAAGTTCTTCCTAAAAAAGAAGTCATCATTCTTAAAAAAGAAATGACTCGTCTTGAGAAATTCCTCGGCGGTATCAAAGATATGCCAGGCGTTCCGGATGCACTCTTCATCGTTGACCCACGCAAAGAGCGTATCGCGATTGCAGAAGCACACAAACTCAACATCCCAATCGTTGCGATTGTTGATACTAACTGTGATCCAGACGAAATCGACTACGTCATCCCAGCGAACGACGATGCGATCCGTGCAGTCAAATTGCTCACTGGTAAAATGGCTGACGCAATCCTCGAAGTTAAACAAGGCGAAGATAACGTAGCACCTGAAACTACTGAAGAAGTAGTAGCAGACGCTGAGTAA